From Salvelinus namaycush isolate Seneca chromosome 24, SaNama_1.0, whole genome shotgun sequence, one genomic window encodes:
- the LOC120019755 gene encoding uncharacterized protein LOC120019755 has product MDDHHHHHHHHHQLHHHTQGSMSPSYVPRKRKASQPKQKSGVPLPAIQRMSDMSVMSMIGAPPKNDDPHAQVTQKMKRTYGRKRYEDLQNVSLGSGVEDSTSETSCCSVVSSSLAVANGELPPPPPPSARLPHRLVAKDCWPNQAPDTGRAQGRGQEPPPPSDFAMKKMRRVEVDNGAPSVTNFPPEVRHTVPVPVGGGHVHSHVQSGHSVGGGHVHSHVHSGHSVGGGHVHSHVQSGHSVGGGHVHSHVQSGHSVGGGHVHSHVQSGHLHGGGHVHSHVQSGHSVGGGHVHSHIHSGHLHGGGHVHSYVQSDHSVGGGHVQSGHSIGGGHVQCNHSIGCGHLQSSYPIGGGLVQSSYSVVGGHVHSSHSIGGVAIQSSHSHPAELSEEEKSKVFTFTTKKEPPVYPPGSQEERWQLMILGKGRVTCPKCKSVSRKTVEGLKKHMENCRVNPFTCQQCGKQLKSSTGMKYHIMADHNNLPSPDDINGLDDQSMKEKLRKVLKRMGKLKCSKEGCTGSFTSIMGYLYHMKKCGKEESELEKLLLNCQHCGKVYKSKAGLEYHLKSEHAPVPQNAEEDEVKAQREPNPERTPSGRVKRMSAQVAVFHLQEIANDELAKEWPKRKVIGDLVPDDKKLRYARPGLPAFSQEVLRKWKNEVKLQKKVQCPNLGCGSVYTSVSGLKAHLGLCGRGDFEAGKYKCLICKKEFNSESGVKYHINSVHSQDWFAVTSKSKNFKVLKAKPKENSTVDDPIVQHQTLHVFTPVLEPWQDMQMGPPPTVPEPALQANPEAAEVKRRGKGRGKEKDCYDFTGSDHSSSSSSGSSSSESETEELDGQRHDVDQWALQRPSIIETHPDVAKQPRSNP; this is encoded by the exons ATGgatgatcatcatcatcaccatcatcaccatcatcaactTCATCATCACACACAGGGAAGCATGTCACCATCATATGTTCCAAGGAAGAGGAAGGCTTCACAGCCAAAACAAAAAAGTGGTGTTCCACTACCAG CTATCCAGAGGATGTCAGATATGAGTGTGATGAGTATGATTGGTGCTCCACCTAAG AATGATGACCCCCATGCCCAGGTGACTCAAAAAATGAAAAGAACATATGGCAGAAAAAG GTATGAGGATCTGCAGAATGTCTCCCTGGGCTCTGGTGTGGAGGATTCAACCAGCGAGACGTCCTGCTGCTCCGTGGTGTCTTCCAGCCTAGCTGTAGCCAACGGGGAGCtgcctccccctccacctccctctgccAGACTGCCTCACAGGCTGGTGGCTAAAGACTGTTGGCCCAACCAGGCTCCAGACACAGGCAGGGCCCAGGGCCGGGGTCAGGAACCACCTCCACCCTCCGATTTTGCCATGAAGAAAATGCGGAGAGTGGAGGTGGACAACGGAGCACCTTCTGTTACAAATTTCCCTCCGGAAGTGAGACACACAG TTCCAGTTCCTGTTGGAGGTGGACATGTCCATAGCCATGTCCAAAGTGGTCACTCGGTCGGAGGTGGACATGTCCATAGCCATGTCCATAGTGGTCACTCAGTCGGAGGTGGACATGTCCATAGTCATGTCCAAAGTGGTCACTCAGTCGGAGGTGGACATGTCCATAGCCATGTCCAAAGTGGTCACTCGGTTGGAGGTGGACATGTCCATAGCCATGTCCAAAGTGGTCACTTGCATGGAGGTGGACATGTACATAGCCATGTCCAAAGTGGTCACTCGGTTGGAGGTGGACATGTCCATAGCCACATCCACAGCGGTCACTTGCATGGAGGTGGACATGTCCATAGCTATGTCCAAAGCGATCACTCGGTTGGAGGTGGACATGTCCAAAGCGGTCACTCGATTGGAGGTGGACATGTCCAGTGCAATCACTCAATTGGATGTGGACATCTCCAGAGCAGTTACCCTATTGGAGGTGGACTTGTCCAGAGCAGTTACTCTGTTGTAGGTGGACATGTCCATAGCAGTCACTCTATTGGAGGTGTAGCTATCCAGAGCAGTCACAGTCACCCAGCAGAGCTGTCCGAGGAAGAGAAATCTAAAGTCTTCACCTTCACAACCAAGAAAGAACCTCCTGTCTACCCCCCAG GAAGTCAAGAGGAGAGGTGGCAGCTGATGATCCTGGGGAAAGGGCGAGTCACCTGCCCCAAGTGTAAAAGTGTGAGCAGGAAGACTGTGGAGGGACTGAAGAAACATATGGAGAACTGCCGAGTG AATCCCTTCACGTGTCAGCAATGTGGGAAACAACTGAAATCTTCCACTGGAATGAAGTACCACATCATGGCAGACCACAATAACCTG CCCTCGCCAGATGACATAAATGGCCTGGATGACCAGTCCATGAAGGAAAAACTGAGGAAAGTGCTGAAACGGATGGGCAAATTAAAATGCTCTAAAGAG GGCTGCACTGGTAGTTTCACCAGCATCATGGGTTACCTGTACCACATGAAGAAGTGTGGGAAGGAGGAGTCTGAGCTGGAGAAGCTGCTTCTCAACTGCCAACACTGTGGCAAGGTCTACAAGTCTAAGGCAGGCCTGGAGTACCACCTCAAGTCAGAGCACGCACCA GTGCCCCAGAATGCGGAGGAGGATGAGGTGAAGGCCCAGAGAGAGCCCAACCCTGAGAGGACACCCAGCGGCCGGGTCAAACGCATGTCAGCCCAGGTGGCTGTTTTCCACCTACAAGAGATTGCTAATGACGAGCTGGCTAAGGAGTGGCCCAAGAGGAAGGTCATCGGGGACCTGGTCCCCGACGATAAGAAG CTGAGATATGCACGCCCAGGGCTGCCTGCCTTCAGTCAGGAGGTCCTTCGGAAGTGGAAAAATGAAGTGAAGCTGCAAAAGAAAGTGCAGTGCCCAAACTTG GGCTGTGGCTCGGTCTACACCAGCGTGTCTGGACTGAAGGCTCACCTTGGGCTCTGCGGAAGG GGGGACTTTGAAGCAGGGAAATATAAATGCCTGATCTGTAAGAAAGAGTTCAACTCTGAGAGTGGGGTGAAGTACCACATCAACTCTGTCCACTCCCAG GACTGGTTTGCGGTGACCTCAAAATCCAAGAACTTTAAGGTTCTGAAGGCCAAGCCCAAGGAGAACAGCACCGTGGACGACCCCATTGTCCAGCACCAGACCCTCCATGTCTTCACCCCTGTCCTGGAGCCCTGGCAGGACATGCAGATGGGACCTCCACCAACGGTGCCCGAGCCAGCCCTGCAGGCCAACCCTGAGGCTGCAGAGGTAAAGAGGAGGGGGAAGGGTAGAGGGAAGGAGAAGGACTGCTATGACTTCACTGGCAGTGACCActccagcagtagcagcagcggtAGCTCCAGCAGTGAATCAGAGACAGAGGAGCTTGATGGCCAGAGACACGACGTTGACCAATGGGCACTGCAGAGACCCAGTATCATCGAGACCCACCCCGATGTCGCCAAGCAACCCAGAAGCAACCCCTAG
- the LOC120019756 gene encoding general transcription factor 3C polypeptide 2-like, which produces MPVTESGTVRLLRLPPTKKSCSVNLSRLSVIKRCSVRLSRLLVTDNWCSVRLCRLPVTKKRCSVKLSTLPVTQKCCSVRLSRLLMATIAQKLGKQGSESMGLPHGEETEEQTDPHKKPQAEAQTNPHEKPQDTNGEAVCAASEQGQDLPPEELPVPSSTPGNRLQRKRVPNPKYQREPDTTNLQCPDSTKKPRKKMGLKISVVSNTETDQQEPDKKTPKPKPPKKTPAKKIPQKKAPQKKPVVSSIDSDKGLIKQTPAKKTSAKKIQKETPQVNSTPAPAVPELRETPEEPETTPSGRPKRRAAKAALQYLRTLAKEVYNQPDNGTKNDWESSPVPSPSSTQPQKRTRGKGKKRKAPDFDSDNAAEDVDFVPENQDTEAESEDEDTQEDLDLEKRHTPLKDLRSRRISRGLSSQVRYHGNSPNGLSNNMMGPIWMCTKTTKTFRDEHCNEWVFAEWMPSEKDWHCLSDSEAEKYLPQEMMSTAFTFSREGIREETPLHRMKRFECLPPHPERWDMLFYTGGPVWAMDWCPSPDGAPASQYAAIYCHRNLDDQHRMNELYTKPGLIQIWDLGQLQYNTSPQSSPRLAYAIAQDKGFVWNLKWCPGGAWELPTTNRKAPHMPRLGLLAASTSDGHITIYSLPHPNTLMARRKHTAKGGACPTLMICQVQGVITLKRGSFKTNHDEKNNQVLSMDWLPVKPHNILAAGFYDGTVALWNLSSKSILQRVRAPDRSFTLYPYHCFIAHDNATRALSFCHASRDLMVTAGDDRLVKMWDLRRTWEPCQSFKRFLSTEAAWPLHWAGVFISQESTYATFGQHGLNYFDSGYLGFKPLFLVPRKGTMWSLSISDWLNTAVTADSVGDVIMVLIPNLFNNPCYLKRSIDRRFPVFRTEMVQLKEEVEENEGGVGEEGSGSTSNGTSHHRPQTYRETAKKYYLHYHDMDMRTFKNVQSRAPWKHMQVAEAKGGLCLDLMPLASLTKVRFNPNLCAQSWVLSGGQAGLVRAHCLRAMNSSHINKMVQESQAQFSTMFPQDTTDSQGDASAVRHTTEKL; this is translated from the exons ATGCCTGTGACAGAGAGTGGCACAGTGAGGCTGTTGAGGCTGCCTCCCACCAAGAAGAGTTGCTCAGTAAACTTGTCTAGGCTTTCTGTGATAAAGAGGTGCTCAGTAAGGCTGTCAAGGCTTCTTGTGACAGATAATTGGTGCTCCGTAAGGTTGTGTAGGTTACCTGTGACAAAGAAGAGGTGCTCAGTAAAGTTATCTACTCTGCCTGTGACGCAAAAGTGTTGCTCAGTAAGGTTGTCTAGGCTGTTGATGGCAACCATTGCCCAGAAGTTGGGCAAACAGGGTAGCGAATCCATGGGCTTACCccatggagaggagacagaggagcagACTGATCCACACAAAAAGCCTCAGGCAGAGGCGCAGACCAATCCACATGAAAAACCACAGGACACCAATGGGGAGGCTGTCTGTGCTGCATCTGAACAAG GCCAGGATCTGCCTCCAGAAGAGCTTCCTGTACCATCTTCCACCCCGGGAAATCGTCTACAGAGAAAAAGAGTCCCTAATCCGAAATATCAGAGAGAACCAGACACGACCAACC TACAATGTCCTGACTCAACAAAAAAGCCAAGGAAAAAGATGGGCCTGAAAATATCCGTAGTCTCTAACACAGAAACTGACCAGCAGGAGCCTGACAAAAAGACCCCAAAACCGAAACCCCCCAAAAAGACACCTGCCAAAAAGATACCACAGAAAAAGGCACCACAGAAAAAGCCAGTGGTCTCGAGCATAGACAGTGACAAGGGGCTTATCAAACAGACCCCTGCCAAGAAGACCTCTGCCAAGAAGATACAAAAGGAAACACCACAGGTCAACTCCACGCCCGCCCCTGCAGTCCCGGAACTGAGGGAGACCCCAGAGGAGCCTGAAACCACCCCTAGTGGCAGACCCAAGCGGAGGGCAGCAAAAGC TGCATTGCAGTACCTCCGTACCCTGGCCAAGGAGGTATACAACCAACCTGACAATGGTACTAAGAACGACTGGGAGTCTAGCCCAGTCCCCAGCCCCAGCTCAACCCAGCCCCAGAAACGGACCAGAGGCAAGGGCAAGAAGAGGAAGGCCCCTGATTTTGACAGTGACAACGCTGCAGAGGATGTGGACTTTGTTCCAGAAAATCAAGACACTGAGGCGGAAAGTGAGGATGAAGATACTCAAGAAGACTTAGACTTGGAGAAGAGGCACACACCACTGAAAGACCTTAGATCCAGACGCATTTCCAGAGGTCTT TCAAGTCAAGTTCGATACCATGGTAATTCCCCCAATGGACTGTCAAACAACATGATGGGACCCATCTGGATGTGCACCAAAACCACCAAGACCTT CCGTGATGAACACTGTAACGAATGGGTCTTTGCTGAGTGGATGCCTTCAGAGAAGGATTGGCATTGCTTGTCGGACAG TGAGGCTGAGAAGTATCTACCGCAGGAGATGATGTCAACAGCCTTCACCTTCTCCAGAGAGGGCATCAGGGAGGAGACTCCTCTGCACAGAATGAAGAG GTTTGAGTGCCTGCCACCCCACCCTGAGCGCTGGGACATGCTATTCTATACGGGCGGCCCGGTGTGGGCCATGGACTGGTGCCCCTCCCCCGATGGCGCCCCTGCCAGCCAGTACGCTGCCATCTACTGCCACAGGAACCTGGACGACCAGCACAGGATGAATGAGTTGTACACCAAACCTGGACTCATCCAGATTTGGGACCTGGGACAACTCCAGTACAACACCAG TCCCCAGTCCTCTCCACGACTGGCTTATGCTATTGCCCAGGATAAAGGCTTTGTGTGGAACCTGAAGTGGTGTCCAGGAGGAGCCTGGGAGCTGCCCACCACTAACAGGAAG gCTCCTCATATGCCCAGACTGggtctcctggctgcctccacatCAGATGGCCACATCACTATCTACAGCCTGCCTCACCCCAACACACTAATGGCCCGCAGGAAACACACCGCTAAAG GTGGAGCCTGCCCAACACTGATGATCTGCCAG gtacagGGTGTGATCACTCTGAAGCGGGGCTCCTTCAAGACCAACCACGACGAAAAGAATAACCAGGTTCTCTCCATGGACTGGCTGCCTGTCAAACCTCACAACATCCTGGCTGCTGGCTTCTATGATG GTACGGTGGCCCTGTGGAACCTGTCCAGTAAGTCTATTCTGCAGCGGGTGCGCGCTCCAGACCGCTCCTTCACCCTCTACCCCTACCACTGCTTCATCGCCCACGACAACGCCACCCGCGCCCTCAGTTTCTGCCACGCATCCAG AGACCTCATGGTGACGGCGGGTGATGACAGGCTGGTGAAGATGTGGGACCTGAGGAGGACCTGGGAGCCCTGCCAGTCCTTCAAGCGCTTCCTCTCCACCGAGGCGGCCTGGCCCCTGCACTGGGCTGGGGTCTTCATCTCTCAGGAGAGCACCTACGCCAC GTTTGGCCAACATGGACTCAATTACTTTGACTCGGGGTATCTGGGCTTCAAGCCACTCTTTCTGGTGCCACGGAAAGGGACCATGTGG AGCCTGTCGATCTCTGATTGGCTGAACACAGCTGTGACGGCGGACTCGGTGGGAGACGTGATCATGGTCCTAATACCCAACCTGTTCAACAACCCCTGCTACCTCAAACGATCCATCGATCGCAGATTC CCTGTGTTCAGAACCGAAATGGTCCAATTGAAAGAAGAAGTTGAGGAGAATGAGGGAGGAGTTGGAGAGGAAGGAAGTGGTTCCACCAGTAACGGAACATCTCATCATAGACCTCAGACCTACAGAGAGACAGCCAAGAAGTACTACCTCCACTACCACGACATGGAcatg AGAACGTTTAAGAATGTCCAGAGCCGAGCTCCGTGGAAGCACATGCAGGTTGCAGAGGCCAAAGGGGGACTGTGTCTGGACCTAATGCCTTTGGCTTCACTAACTAAG